In the Setaria italica strain Yugu1 chromosome VI, Setaria_italica_v2.0, whole genome shotgun sequence genome, one interval contains:
- the LOC101773016 gene encoding uncharacterized protein LOC101773016, producing MARSSLLPFLRVPPLIHTEDPGSPPPESILLDRYGYLSCRLNGTTADGFTADGKRIQVTFWAASPPRVSCFTVHCPDVKPSAFDWLPTVIYSKDDLVLLRIPILRQDDSLDAESCHYFVYQAGTENNRPSLTMLPIPCDFTFSYDELVLLRCRDQDMFYFALLHRIIDPKNNGKRFDLHLYNSKTGTWNTENQFVDSVNYLNYSYPNIAVTIGGEFGSVGWVDLWRGMLICDLLRDNHSLRYIPLPLPLVPKLLKGYPMYFRDIVVVGDCIKYFEMSYDVRPGSGLTSATQDLVAATKKMKISDIGSGNNWEEDCTFKFSDIPVDSPKFARMLMLPNLKQVKNTKLTLMRLCAGYPALSLHDADVVYIMHTPDPDEDKALVIALDMRKKTLKDVADFGSGRPLGYTFTYLKSGISKHLNIWSSSRSGRNAGETSRDGCLGPCKLEVLEVNAEPQPTAT from the exons ATGGCCCGCTCGTCCCTCCTTCCGTTCCTCAGGGTCCCTCCGCTTATCCACACCGAGGATCCGGGTTCTCCTCCTCCTGAGTCGATCCTCCTCGACCGATACGGCTACCTCAGCTGTCGCCTCAACGGCACTACCGCCGATGGCTTCACGGCGGACGGCAAGAGAATCCAGGTCACCTTCTGGGCGGCCAGCCCGCCGCGGGTCTCCTGCTTCACTGTCCATTGCCCCGACGTGAAGCCCTCCGCGTTCGACTGGTTGCCCACGGTCATCTACTCGAAGGACGACCTCGTCCTGCTCCGCATCCCCATCCTCCGTCAGGACGACAGCCTCGACGCTGAGAGCTGCCACTACTTCGTCTACCAGGCCGGCACCGAGAACAACCGGCCGTCACTTACGATGTTACCCATCCCGTGCGACTTCACGTTCTCCTACGACGAGCTTGTGCTGTTGCGTTGCCGCGACCAAGATATGTTCTACTTCGCCCTGCTTCATAGGATCATCGATCCTAAGAACAACGGCAAGCGATTTGATCTCCACCTGTACAACTCCAAGACAGGTACATGGAACACTGAGAATCAGTTTGTTGATTCAGTGAATTATTTGAATTATTCATATCCAAACATTGCGGTCACCATCGGAGGTGAGTTCGGTTCAGTGGGCTGGGTCGATCTCTGGCGGGGCATGCTTATCTGTGACCTTCTCCGGGACAACCACAGTCTTCGCTATATTCCATTACCATTGCCACTGGTGCCCAAGCTGCTCAAGGGTTATCCGATGTATTTCCGGGACATTGTTGTGGTTGGAGATTGCATCAAGTATTTCGAGATGAGCTACGACGTCAGACCAGGCTCTGGACTCACGTCTGCAACTCAAGATTTGGTGGCTGCaacaaagaaaatgaaaatttcAGATATTGGTTCTGGGAACAACTGGGAAGAGGACTGCACTTTCAAATTTTCTGACATCCCAGTGGACAGCCCCAAGTTTGCTCGAATGCTGATGCTGCCTAATCTGAAACAGGTTAAAAATACAAAGCTAACCTTGATGAGACTTTGTGCGGGTTACCCTGCTCTGAGCTTGCATGACGCTGATGTTGTTTACATCATGCACACACCTGATCCCGATGAGGACAAGGCATTGGTGATTGCACTTGATATGAGAAAAAAGACTCTAAAAGATGTGGCTGATTTTGGCTCTGGAAGGCCTCTGGGTTACACTTTCACCTACCTTAAAAGTGGGATCTCCAAGCATCTGAACATTTGGTCCTCCTccag ATCTGGGAGGAATGCTGGTGAAACAAGTAGGGATGGATGTCTGGGGCCATGCAAGCTAGAAGTTCTAGAGGTGAACGCTGAACCGCAGCCAACCGCAACCTAA